One region of Salvia miltiorrhiza cultivar Shanhuang (shh) chromosome 3, IMPLAD_Smil_shh, whole genome shotgun sequence genomic DNA includes:
- the LOC131018368 gene encoding uncharacterized protein LOC131018368, which yields MADTDVEDETKDDDDSEETEPSEEEEIEPSEDMTVDDAGSRLKGSADFWWEAKQKTMTPEQMAALTWEQFKIALCEKYVPRSYQKKKETEFVNLRQGNKTVAEYDRLFCDLARYAPYRVDTDEKMSELFCSGLKQEIRVVLASQSALSYAEALNRALDMELAMQPEKTS from the exons ATGGCAGACACAGATGTTGAAGATGAGACAAAGGATGATGATGATAGTGAGGAGACCGAGCCTAGTGAGGAGGAGGAGATCGAGCCCAGTGAGGATATGACAGTAGATGATGCAGGAAGTAGA CTTAAGGGGTcagcagatttttggtgggaagcgaaGCAGAAAACCATGACCCCAGAACAGATGGCTGCTCTAACTTGGGAGCAATTTAAGATAGCGCTGTGTGAAAAATATGTACCGCGAAGttatcaaaagaagaaggaGACGGAATTTGTAAATCTGAGGCAGGGAAACAAAACAGTAGCTGAGTACGATCGTCTGTTTTGTGATTTGGCtagatatgcaccatatcgagtagatacggatgagaagatgtcagagCTGTTTTGCTCTGGACtaaagcaagagatacgagttgtCTTGGCAAGTCAGAGTGCGCTGTCATATGCTGAAGCTTTAAATCGAGCACTGGAtatggaactggcaatgcagccagaaaaGACGAGTTAA